The nucleotide window GGGTGTTGGCGTGAGCCCAGGAAATATGAGTTTTAAACTTGCTCCTGGAACGTCCTCAGAGCAACCACTATACGTGATAAATACAGGAAATGAAACTGCAAAATATAATGTTTTTGTTAATGAAAGTGCTTATCAAAACTGGTTTACTTTTTCTCCATCTTCTTTTGACCTGAAAGCAGGAGAGGTTAAAGAAGTTAAAGTCACGCTCAAAGTTCCGGATTCCGCAGAAACAGACGTTAAATGTAAAATAAATATCCCATGTACCGTACCAGGAAGAATTGTCGGGGCAGGAATTATAATCCCTGTTTATGTTGAGCTCTCGACTTTAGAAGACAGTTCTTCTGAAAGAGTTTCTTCTGAAAGTAGCTCCTCTAAAGGAATGTCTTCTGGTGATAGTTCTTCTGAAGTAGTCTCCCCTGATAGTAATTATTCTAAAGGAACAGAAAACTCCTCAAACCCTCTAAATAAAATAGAAGTCAAAGATGCCTTGAAACGGTCTGTAGAGAAAAACATCGATGACCGGCTTAATTTTACGCAAAATGTTACTCAAAATGTTACTCATATAGATGAGAAACTAAAAGATTATGCTCAAAAAAGGAATTTCACAAATCCTTTAACTGAAATAAAAGTCAAAGAGATCTTACAACAATTTTTGGTAAAAAATATCAATGTTGTGTTTAATTTCACGCAGAATATTACCCATTTATGTGAGAAACTGAAAGAATATGTTGAAAATTTGCAAGTAATCGGAGCCGGGATTTTTGAAAATGCAACCAGAAGTATTGACGGCACTACTAAAGTCTTGGCGATATGATCAAAAAGGATCAGTTGAGAATGATTAAAAAAGGATCAGTTGAGAATGATTAAAAAAGGATCAGTTGAGAATGATCAAAAAAAGATCAGTTGAAAAAGATCCTTCTGCTTTGGTCAAAATTAGAAGTTATGAAGAAAAGTTCAGTGTTTTACCTGGATTTGATGTACCCCTTACAAATGTATTCTTGTGTTTGCAGAGCTGCTAATGAGAAGGTGAATGTTTAGGTAAAAACCATATATCTGGAAACTTGCAAGAAAAGTTAAAAGGATAAGAGACTCGAAATTTCCAGATTTGCAAGAAACTTAAACTTGCCTTTCAAAGGTCGTGAAAAAATATAGTAATCTTTAGCAGAGTCAGCAATGAAATTGAGAAATGATCTGTCAGATAACAATTCATCCAACTTTCTTTTTGCCAACTTTTTTGTCAATTTTTTCCCTACTTTTCCCTACAATAGAATTGTCAGATAAATTATGAAAATAACTGTTGAAGTGAAGTACTCATGGATCTCTTTGCACTCTCAAGTTATAAAAATTCTGAAAATCGCGAAAGTTATGCAGGGACCAGATCAACATGCAGTTTTGTTTCTACTGGAGGTATTTTTTCTACCTGAGTTTTACGTTCATATTCTTTGTATGAAATATTTTCACATACCTTGATTGTGTTTTCGGAGTCGGAACATTCACTATATAATTGGCCGCATAAATCTGCATATGCATGGGTTTGCGGTACTCTGTGTACTCCAAGTTTTTCGGATTTGACGGAGTAAGAAAACGTCTTCATTTCTTCCGGGGCCAGCACAAAGTCCTGTCTCAAATATGATGAGTTATTCATACCAGGGACACTGGCAATCGGTTCAGAACTGTTAATCACTGTAAATGTTGCTGGCAACAGGTCAATTAATGAGACGTTTACCAACCTATCCTGAATATTTTTAACGGAAAGCGTAACATATGCAGGAGTTCCTGTAAAAACTTCGGACCCTGTGTATTTATAGATTTTCAGAGGTTCACTAACTTTAATTTCTACAACTTTGGAGAGGAAATGCTTACCTGAATTATCTTCCCAACTAACATTCGCAGTTATATTATAACTCTCTTTTATTTTTTCTGGAAATCTCAACTGAAGTTCAAAAGACTTTGTTGAGCCTTTATCGATCGTTATGTTTTCAGGAACTCCCTTATAAACCAGAAGCCCATCAGGATCCGCATCAAATTTTATTTTGTCTGCTTTAACATTTCCTGTGTTTCTAAGCTCCGTATCAACAGTTACTTCGTCACCAAGCAGGTACTCATCTTTGTCAGCCTCAAAATCGAGATCCAGACTTACGGTATCTTCAGCAGGTTTTTCTTCTGCAGATTTTTTTGTTTCAAAAACAACTTCTGCTTCAGGTGAGCAAAGATTAGAAAACATCGGAAGGTTTTCCCTATTAGTGACGTTGCAAGCCTTAAGCCGTATGTTGTCGTTGTCCATATAACACCAGCTTGAACTATTATTTTCCAGGACAGTATCTCCGAGGGTCAAGCCGTTTTTCGATATCCGAAGCCAGACCATGCCATAACTATCAAACTTCAGTGCTTCAAGAGTGTATTCATCAACAGAAACTATGCTTATTATCGGATTTTCATTTCCGAGAGTAACGGTCAGGCTGCTCCAATCATCTTCATTTGCCTCAGCAGGCATAATACCTGTGATCATGTAAGAAGCAATCAAAAAAACCGCAATAATATAGAAGTGACTTTTTCTGTTCATGACTGTCCTCTCCGGTTTCGAAATTTTATGAGTAAAGCAGTCAAAAGAAACCCGGAGGTTACGCAAAATTCGGAAAAACTGCCCCCAATTTTTTCAGAACCCGCTACAGAACAATTCATGTACAGGTTTCTATTGTATGCTATAGTTTTCAAAATCGCCGCCACCAATTGGAAATCAAATTTTTAAAGAATAGATAGATCTTATTTTGTAACAGGTCTTTATACCAGGAAATATGAAGTGTCTCGTTAGCGGATATTTTACTTTGATTCTTAGACCTGGAGGATTCATTAAAGTCACGCAGGAAAGAAGTTTTTTTGTTGACAACAATAAGCTCTTTTGCAGTGTTATTTGCTTTGTCTACCGCAGAAACAGCTATTATATTGGAGCCTGAAACCATAGGTACCTTTGCGCTCCAGCTTCCGTCCGAAAGCATAGCTTTCCTTCCGTTCACATCCACTGTTAGGTTCCGACTTGTATCTTCAACCGTTCCACTTACTGTTACTTCTCCAGCATCTACAAAGCCTCCGTCTTCCGGTGATTCTATTTCAATCTCAGGTGGAGTCATATCAACAATCTTAGCAAGAACAGGAGCATTGAAGTTATTTACCTCAGATGTTTCTTTTATTTTGTTGGCATAGTCAACGTATACTTTTAGAGCCTTCTGTCCGTCACTGGCAGGTTTCCAGTTAAACTCTATGGTTTTATTTTTATCACTAGCAAGAGAAGATACGGAAGCAGTGGATACTATTTCATCGTCAGCATAAAGTGCCGCCTGAAAACTACTTGCTGAGTCTTTTCCGGTATTTTTAATATTTGCCTTAATTACATTATCTTTACCTGCGCAGATCACAGGTAAAGTAAGTCCAGAGACTATGAGGTCAGAAGAGCTTCCAGCTTCTCCCGTGCCCAAAGTCAGTGCAGCCAGTACAGGATGCACGTAATCTTCATCATCTCTCTGGAACTTGACTTCGTTGTCATCTTCGGTAAGAAAGTCCAGTACGTCAAAAAATTTTAAGTCAAAATAACTTTTTGAATTTGCAATGTCGTTTTTATTATCCCCATCCGAAAGCTGTTCATCGTTAAAATATAATGAGTCTTCAAGTCCTGGGCTGCCGCATAGGTAGGCTACAACAAGGTTTGCGGTTTTGTATTTATCAGCATCTATCTTTCCAGAAAAGTCGGCATATCCTTCATCATGCGTTGACGGCATATCTCCACTCCATCCTTTGCCATGAAGATTCAGGTTTCCTTCCTTTATCCAGTACTTTGTATCTTCTCCGTCTTTATCTTCATATACAGCAGCAAGGACTATACCATATACTCTGCCATCAATGCCCCCTTCAGTTTTTGCTTCCACATTTACAGGTCCGGTACTTATGTTCGTGCCTACATCATAAGCTACCCAGTATACTCCATGTCCGGTACAATATATCGATGGATTCTGACCTTCATCGTCTCCGCTATCTGCTTTACCTTCCAGGTCTACACTTTCGAAATCTTCCCCATTGACAGTAAGATCCAGAGTCCCTTTCTTATCTTCTGTGCCACCCCATACTCCCACATACATCCTTGCCCATTTTACGGAATCTCCAGGAACATTAAATTCCTGCACATAAGGAGTTTCCTTAAGCCCTTCACCTCCATCAACGTAAAGTCCACCTTTTATCGTTCCTGATGTCGTTTCAATCAGTTCATCCTGTTCAGGGACACCTTCAAAATTGTAAGTTGCCAGGCAAGGAGAAATATACATAAAAATAATTGAAATTCCTGCAAAATACAGTAAAAATCTACTCAATTTCCTGCTATTTAACAGCATGTTCATCCTCTCATTTCTCAATAAGTTTTTGGCTTCTGGCAACTTCTAGAGGTCTTAGCCACTATTTCTTCTAAACTTTCTACATAGAAAAGTTTCATTTTTAATTACGAATTAGTTCTGACAAATAGTAGATTTTTTCATAATTTATATTATTCATATATTAATTTTTCTAATTAATGTTATTTTATTTCAAAAAATTATGATTTTTAGTGTCTATTTAAGAATAATTATATTAACAAAGTTGCATATCAGAGTTTAAGATCAGGAAAAAACATGTAAAAACATAACATTCAAGAATGTGAATCCATATAATTATATAAAAAGCTCTTAGATAAAATTAGGTATTTTGGAGTAAGCCATGAAAACATAAACCAAAGGTTAGTTTTCAGCTCTGGTCAAAAGGGCTAAAAAGGGTTGTTTTATCATAGTGTCAATAATCTCGCAACCCTTTGCCTTAATTTCTCTTTATCTTTTCCAATCTGAAGTGTACTTGTTTTTAGAACATATATCCGATTATGTGTTTGCTGTCACTGTTATATAACTTGTTTTCGTTACCGTGTTACTACCTGCAGCATTGGTAACTGTCAGTGTCACCGTATACTTTCCTGCTGTGGAATACTTATGCTTTGGATTTTGCTGGGTTGAAGTTTTCCCGTCTCCGAAATTCCATTTCCATTTAGTTGGTGTTCCTGTACTTTTGTCAGTAAAAGCGACATTTAATGGTGCTTTTCCTGATGTAGGAGATGCAGAGAATGCAGCAGCAGGTTTTGTTACAACTTTTATATAGTCTGTTTTTGTTGCCGTGTTACTGCCTACAGCATTCTTTACCGTTAAGCTAACAGTATATACTCCTGCCTTGGAATACTTATGAGTTGGATTCTGCTTGGTGGAAGTTGTTCCGTCTCCAAAACTCCATTTCCATGAAGCAGGAACTCCTGTGCTAGTGTCAGTAAAGACAACGCTCAATGGAGATTTTCCCGTTGTAACACTGCTGGTGAAATTTGAAACAGGCTTTGTTACAACTTTTATATAGTCTGTTTTTGTTACTGTGTTGCTGCCTACAGCATTCTTTACTGTCAAACTAACAGTATATATCCCTGCTTTGGAATACTTGTGCTTTGGATTCTGCTGAGTAGAAGTTGTTCCGTCTCCGAAACTCCATTTCCATATAGCAGGTATTCCTGTACTTTTATCAGTAAAGGTAACTGTTAACGGTGCTTTTCCTGATGTAGGAGATGCAGAGAATGCAGCAGCAGGCTTTGTTACAACTTTTATATAGTCTGTCTTTGTCACCGTGTCACTGCCTTTAGCATTCTTCACTGTTAAGCTGACAGTATATACTCCCGCCTTGGAATACTTGTGAGTTGGATTCTGAACGAATGACTTTGATCCATCTCCAAAGTTCCATTGCCACTTTGTTGGTGTTCCTGTGCTTGTATCAGTAAAAGCAATATTCAATGGTGCTTTTCCGGAGGTCGGGGACGCTGAAAAAGCAGCCGCTGGCACAGCTCCTTGTTGTTTCTGGTACTCAACTACAAGGATCTGCTGGAGAGAATCCATGCCTCCGCTTGTTGTGCCCTGGATTCCGGCTTCGTTCCCGGTTGCTTTAATGTAATTTTTCACATTAAAAATCAGGGGACTGCTGGTGCTTGGATTTCCCTGCCATGCATTGCTTGCAACGGTATTTCCATTAAAAAGCAGGTTACCTTCATCGGGGCCGGCACTTCCGGCAAAACTGTATAATTTAGCGCTTGCGACTTTATTCAGATCAACAGACATGCCTGTGAAAGGAGCATATGCTGTAGCCTCTTCGAGAGTGGTTCCGTAACTGGATGCAGATAAGCCCAGTTCGTCGCACTCTTCATTGATGAAGATCTGCTTCCGGGTTTCATTAGAGTTCCGATAGATCACAACCAGAGTACTCGGATAAAGAGCATTGCTATTTCCAGCATTAGACGTCATGACAAGACTGTTTCCAGCAGATTTGAACTGGCTGGTCACATCAAAGACGTAAAGACCATATTTATACTCAGCATACCCACCAAAATTGCTCTTGTCAGTGTATGGAGTTCCACCTGTAAGCTGATGTCCGTTAAAGGAAGCATCCCATTTAGGTACTCCCCCGGAAGTGGTATCCCAGTTGTAAGCAAGATAGAGCCACACCTTTTCTACGGTAGAACCGCTCGGGATAGGAAGATTGCTTGCAGTCCAGGTTTCGGTTCTGCTAGTCCAGCCAACAGATTTGTAAGCGGATTCGGGCTGTGTGAAATACAAAAAGTTACCCTGGAGGTCATAAGTCTGTTTGGTAGTGATGTCACTTCCGCCTTCCCAGTAACGTTTGCCCTTATACCCGTTATATTTGACAGGTTTAGCCAGACTGTTTTTGTTGTTGTTAGCCTCATTAGTTTCAGGGATCAGGTTCTCAGGATCAACAACTGCAG belongs to Methanosarcina barkeri 3 and includes:
- a CDS encoding DUF3344 domain-containing protein; translation: MLLNSRKLSRFLLYFAGISIIFMYISPCLATYNFEGVPEQDELIETTSGTIKGGLYVDGGEGLKETPYVQEFNVPGDSVKWARMYVGVWGGTEDKKGTLDLTVNGEDFESVDLEGKADSGDDEGQNPSIYCTGHGVYWVAYDVGTNISTGPVNVEAKTEGGIDGRVYGIVLAAVYEDKDGEDTKYWIKEGNLNLHGKGWSGDMPSTHDEGYADFSGKIDADKYKTANLVVAYLCGSPGLEDSLYFNDEQLSDGDNKNDIANSKSYFDLKFFDVLDFLTEDDNEVKFQRDDEDYVHPVLAALTLGTGEAGSSSDLIVSGLTLPVICAGKDNVIKANIKNTGKDSASSFQAALYADDEIVSTASVSSLASDKNKTIEFNWKPASDGQKALKVYVDYANKIKETSEVNNFNAPVLAKIVDMTPPEIEIESPEDGGFVDAGEVTVSGTVEDTSRNLTVDVNGRKAMLSDGSWSAKVPMVSGSNIIAVSAVDKANNTAKELIVVNKKTSFLRDFNESSRSKNQSKISANETLHISWYKDLLQNKIYLFFKNLISNWWRRF
- a CDS encoding PKD domain-containing protein, which produces MTNRKLILILLTLILSSGVCLADNYGGESPSVTNSQVSQATNDLTISGIVNTVPGSAVFARESNTITVTGIKNTGSAALNNIYVALYASDVSGSVPVNTTTIASIASGGTVTLTMIDPTIRNLEGSTVTYTAVVDPENLIPETNEANNNKNSLAKPVKYNGYKGKRYWEGGSDITTKQTYDLQGNFLYFTQPESAYKSVGWTSRTETWTASNLPIPSGSTVEKVWLYLAYNWDTTSGGVPKWDASFNGHQLTGGTPYTDKSNFGGYAEYKYGLYVFDVTSQFKSAGNSLVMTSNAGNSNALYPSTLVVIYRNSNETRKQIFINEECDELGLSASSYGTTLEEATAYAPFTGMSVDLNKVASAKLYSFAGSAGPDEGNLLFNGNTVASNAWQGNPSTSSPLIFNVKNYIKATGNEAGIQGTTSGGMDSLQQILVVEYQKQQGAVPAAAFSASPTSGKAPLNIAFTDTSTGTPTKWQWNFGDGSKSFVQNPTHKYSKAGVYTVSLTVKNAKGSDTVTKTDYIKVVTKPAAAFSASPTSGKAPLTVTFTDKSTGIPAIWKWSFGDGTTSTQQNPKHKYSKAGIYTVSLTVKNAVGSNTVTKTDYIKVVTKPVSNFTSSVTTGKSPLSVVFTDTSTGVPASWKWSFGDGTTSTKQNPTHKYSKAGVYTVSLTVKNAVGSNTATKTDYIKVVTKPAAAFSASPTSGKAPLNVAFTDKSTGTPTKWKWNFGDGKTSTQQNPKHKYSTAGKYTVTLTVTNAAGSNTVTKTSYITVTANT